A genome region from Gemmatimonas sp. UBA7669 includes the following:
- a CDS encoding GWxTD domain-containing protein → MMRCLAGSPGSRSVRTCGLLLALSGAPAVAAAQPMALDGPPAPRVGALPGSPTARALEMIDNGDTTAAVDFLQASVKRQFKDASAWHLLGLLRWARIAEVRGQAYVPRLDQIKEIAAADSSLRIATQLAPDSARYWLSLARFNIRSPYSTTLYASQWNARSAYNSAKANGEVDLLALAADLRGMTMWRRYEAVAHRGFTMEGQSISDTALRNVPRDKIAEAISSVLVRPKTFTGLVDYTGAIDRFTEATEYEPTSQRYARHLFMALVERGQWPELLSVATRRAQTYPFDHSSRMARGLALHRLLRYDEARAAFDSAFVLMDDTEREWLTSLTRILKQRASTDPRQQGLDSVSYRRMTPAQQQAFAQMFWFLNDDVSLSGTSIHHLEFLARVTYADLRFTDEDRGLRGAATDRGDVYIRYGPPDDQYTQGSGATVALNWVYFQPKALFSFFITSGFGSARFSQTTRTEFEYLTEGRPVSWSNVRARAPLDTIPLHIARFRGSRDSTDVVVAARVPLDSLLGNVEMDELPVLLRVKAMDAAARTRTIDSAMQTVVRPVAAPSREQSWRLRADSGANILRVEALQPDVDRAARALSVIAPLSTRGFDMSDIMLGTPPGDLTGAAASAPRRWHDAGMSPRTGLLGAQRVLGLLWEVYEPSVRDGAMQYHVDITLRPIAEPGTMFPLVPLPELALGLKLVEKLGRAIKQRVSPGGISISYERAPPVPPDGPVVSVEYLSIDLSNMPKGHYELTVTTEDPVTKKRSARTANLVLP, encoded by the coding sequence ATGATGCGCTGCCTCGCGGGAAGCCCCGGTTCACGCAGCGTCAGGACGTGTGGCCTGTTGCTCGCCCTGAGCGGGGCACCTGCGGTGGCGGCGGCCCAGCCCATGGCGCTCGACGGGCCGCCTGCCCCACGTGTGGGCGCGCTACCTGGCTCTCCCACGGCGCGCGCCCTCGAGATGATCGACAATGGCGACACCACGGCCGCGGTCGATTTCCTGCAGGCTTCGGTGAAGCGGCAGTTCAAGGACGCGTCGGCCTGGCATCTGCTTGGCCTTTTGCGATGGGCGCGTATTGCGGAGGTGCGCGGGCAGGCGTACGTGCCACGGCTCGATCAGATCAAGGAGATTGCCGCCGCCGACAGTTCACTGCGCATTGCCACCCAACTCGCGCCGGACAGTGCGCGTTACTGGCTTTCGCTGGCCCGTTTCAACATTCGCTCGCCGTACAGCACCACGCTCTACGCCTCGCAGTGGAACGCGCGCAGCGCCTACAACTCCGCCAAGGCCAACGGCGAGGTGGACCTTCTGGCCTTGGCCGCCGACCTCCGCGGCATGACCATGTGGCGGCGATACGAAGCGGTTGCACACCGCGGCTTTACCATGGAAGGCCAGTCCATCAGTGACACGGCACTGCGCAATGTGCCGCGGGACAAGATCGCAGAGGCCATTTCGTCGGTGCTGGTGCGACCCAAGACCTTCACGGGGCTGGTGGACTATACCGGAGCCATCGATCGCTTCACCGAAGCCACCGAGTACGAACCCACGAGTCAGCGCTATGCGCGGCACCTGTTCATGGCGCTGGTGGAGCGCGGGCAGTGGCCGGAGCTGCTGAGTGTGGCCACGCGGCGCGCGCAGACTTACCCCTTCGATCACTCGTCACGTATGGCGCGTGGCTTGGCCCTGCACCGCCTGCTGCGCTATGACGAGGCACGGGCGGCCTTTGACAGCGCCTTCGTGCTCATGGATGACACCGAACGGGAATGGCTTACCAGTCTCACCCGCATACTCAAGCAGCGCGCTTCCACTGATCCTCGGCAACAGGGGCTCGACTCGGTCAGCTATCGCCGCATGACACCGGCGCAGCAGCAGGCCTTTGCGCAGATGTTCTGGTTCCTCAATGACGATGTATCGCTGAGCGGCACGTCCATTCATCATCTCGAGTTCCTGGCGCGCGTGACCTACGCGGACCTGCGATTCACCGATGAAGATCGTGGACTGCGCGGCGCGGCGACGGACCGGGGTGATGTGTATATCCGCTACGGTCCACCGGATGACCAGTACACGCAGGGCAGCGGAGCAACCGTCGCACTCAACTGGGTCTACTTCCAGCCGAAGGCGCTGTTCTCCTTCTTCATCACGTCCGGGTTTGGCAGTGCGCGATTCAGCCAGACAACGAGGACTGAGTTCGAGTATCTCACCGAGGGTCGCCCGGTCTCGTGGAGCAACGTGCGAGCCCGAGCCCCCCTCGATACCATTCCTCTGCACATCGCACGATTCCGTGGCAGCCGCGACTCAACCGATGTCGTGGTAGCCGCCCGCGTTCCGCTGGATTCGTTGCTGGGGAACGTCGAGATGGACGAGCTGCCCGTGTTGTTGCGGGTGAAAGCCATGGATGCCGCCGCCCGCACCCGCACCATCGATTCCGCCATGCAAACCGTAGTGCGGCCCGTCGCCGCACCGAGCCGTGAGCAGTCCTGGCGGCTACGTGCGGATTCGGGCGCGAACATTCTGCGCGTCGAGGCCCTGCAACCCGACGTGGACCGTGCGGCACGCGCCCTGTCCGTTATTGCGCCGCTCTCCACGCGTGGCTTCGACATGAGTGACATCATGCTGGGAACTCCGCCGGGTGACCTGACGGGTGCGGCCGCCAGCGCGCCGCGTCGCTGGCATGATGCAGGGATGTCCCCGCGCACGGGCCTGCTGGGCGCGCAGCGCGTGCTGGGTCTGTTGTGGGAGGTCTACGAGCCCAGCGTGCGTGACGGTGCCATGCAGTACCACGTGGATATCACGCTGCGTCCCATTGCTGAGCCAGGCACCATGTTTCCGCTCGTGCCGCTTCCTGAGCTGGCGCTGGGCCTCAAGCTGGTGGAGAAACTCGGGCGCGCCATCAAGCAGCGCGTGAGTCCCGGTGGCATCAGCATTTCGTACGAGCGGGCGCCGCCGGTTCCACCAGACGGACCGGTCGTCTCCGTCGAGTATCTCTCGATTGACCTGTCCAACATGCCGAAGGGGCACTACGAACTCACCGTGACGACAGAAGATCCCGTCACGAAGAAGCGCAGCGCGCGGACGGCCAACCTGGTGCTGCCGTGA
- a CDS encoding GWxTD domain-containing protein yields MKVLFVKGPRALRLLVGWFGMVALPLATAQTQSPADTAGLLAFRRYEAGAHTAVPRGNERAMIAAATPREADRLFSGGALDIVERDGLDRRDQLRAALARNYVFLDPPPGQADFLVALKAFRDAVASEPRNRTAWRHLFMALAESGDWVSLASESQRAMRLIPEFAPAHLALGLARVRQDDFDGGAAAFREARRSMGAGTWAQFTSLTRLLQPKAYTVQLRHVDSVSFVALSPERQQQVAERYWTLADPRPRTALNEAEVEFHARLAYAALRYVVPQGELGGVDTHRGRIHVRYGPAERIYRFGSMYWWTYEDGTVFGVPAIGSYSVSTLRDNVLEDSLLVQAPMSWKSMSLVKRTLGLPARAARFRASGDSMDVVLAATLPTAALIGNSDLGGKLPLDVRVDVTGSSGQRLYESARAESVDSEKLPVAINGSWLARLPAGRHVLRVHAEQVDLERAARTLLDVTVDSTTGFGMSDILLGTEATAVSGTLPTRWRDVRVAPLSQFVVMNTPLSLVWEVYDLKTEPEGVRFRTSIALRRTFKNNLPGIVARVRANLRDIIMRDASGTGTVEVSFDQSRPTGRVPGVTADYVSINLDGQPAGTYILELCITDLVSGRATWRSVPFTLVPRDAPTTPPAVTPAADSLSGRPRS; encoded by the coding sequence ATGAAGGTTCTTTTTGTGAAGGGGCCACGTGCATTGCGTCTGCTTGTTGGATGGTTTGGCATGGTTGCGCTTCCGTTGGCCACGGCGCAGACCCAGTCCCCTGCCGACACCGCCGGCCTGCTGGCGTTCCGCCGTTACGAAGCCGGCGCGCACACTGCCGTGCCGCGCGGCAACGAGCGCGCCATGATCGCCGCTGCCACGCCGCGTGAAGCAGACCGATTGTTCTCCGGCGGCGCGCTGGACATCGTGGAACGCGACGGCCTCGATCGCCGTGATCAGCTGCGTGCTGCGCTGGCGCGCAACTACGTGTTTCTCGATCCGCCGCCGGGGCAGGCCGATTTCCTCGTTGCGCTGAAAGCGTTTCGTGACGCGGTAGCCAGTGAGCCACGCAATCGCACGGCCTGGCGACACCTGTTCATGGCGCTCGCCGAGTCGGGAGATTGGGTGTCTCTCGCGTCCGAATCGCAGCGCGCCATGCGGCTCATTCCGGAGTTTGCGCCGGCCCATCTGGCCTTGGGCCTCGCGCGCGTGCGGCAGGATGATTTTGACGGGGGCGCCGCGGCGTTTCGCGAGGCGCGGCGCAGCATGGGGGCCGGCACCTGGGCACAGTTCACGTCACTGACCCGCCTGCTGCAACCCAAGGCGTATACCGTGCAGTTGCGGCATGTCGACTCGGTGTCATTCGTGGCGCTTTCGCCCGAGCGTCAGCAGCAGGTGGCGGAACGCTACTGGACGCTGGCCGATCCCCGCCCACGTACGGCGTTGAACGAAGCCGAAGTGGAGTTTCACGCGCGCCTCGCGTATGCCGCGCTGCGCTACGTGGTGCCACAGGGGGAACTGGGCGGTGTGGATACGCACCGTGGTCGCATTCATGTGCGCTATGGTCCGGCCGAGCGTATCTATCGCTTTGGCTCGATGTACTGGTGGACCTACGAAGACGGCACGGTGTTCGGGGTGCCCGCCATAGGGTCGTATTCTGTGAGTACGCTCCGCGACAATGTCCTGGAGGACTCGCTGCTGGTGCAGGCGCCCATGAGCTGGAAATCCATGTCGCTGGTCAAGCGTACACTGGGCTTGCCGGCGCGTGCCGCGCGATTCCGCGCCAGCGGCGACTCCATGGACGTGGTGTTGGCGGCCACCCTGCCCACGGCGGCGCTCATCGGCAACAGCGACTTGGGTGGCAAGCTGCCACTCGATGTGCGGGTGGATGTCACCGGTTCGTCCGGGCAACGCCTGTACGAAAGCGCACGCGCCGAGTCGGTGGACAGTGAGAAGTTGCCGGTGGCCATCAACGGCAGCTGGCTCGCGCGACTGCCGGCTGGTCGGCATGTGCTGCGTGTGCACGCCGAGCAAGTGGATCTCGAGCGCGCGGCGCGCACGCTGCTCGATGTCACCGTCGATTCCACCACAGGCTTCGGCATGAGCGACATTCTGCTCGGCACCGAGGCGACCGCCGTGAGCGGCACACTGCCCACACGCTGGCGCGATGTGCGCGTGGCGCCACTCAGTCAGTTTGTTGTCATGAACACACCGCTTTCGCTGGTGTGGGAGGTGTATGACCTCAAGACGGAACCTGAAGGCGTGCGCTTCCGCACGAGCATTGCACTGCGGCGCACATTCAAGAACAACCTGCCAGGAATCGTGGCCCGCGTGCGCGCCAACCTGCGGGATATCATTATGCGGGACGCCAGTGGCACCGGCACGGTGGAAGTGAGTTTCGATCAGAGTCGTCCGACGGGCCGCGTCCCCGGTGTCACCGCCGACTACGTCTCCATCAATCTCGATGGGCAGCCGGCCGGCACCTACATATTGGAATTGTGCATCACCGACCTCGTGAGCGGGCGCGCGACGTGGCGTTCGGTGCCATTCACGCTGGTGCCCCGTGACGCGCCAACCACGCCGCCGGCCGTTACACCAGCGGCCGATAGCCTGAGCGGCCGACCGCGGTCTTGA